Proteins from one Malassezia vespertilionis chromosome 2, complete sequence genomic window:
- the NCB2 gene encoding negative cofactor 2 transcription regulator complex subunit ncb2 (EggNog:ENOG503P4GF; COG:K), with protein MSDDERDFGSGAPEDEELSLPKATIQKLIQDYLPNDMSCAKDTRDLLIDCCVEFIHLVSSEANEACEKDSKKTIAPDHVVTALVDLGFEKYTHEVRDVLNDHKQHQKVRWEVAHGQERERKASRFELSGLTEEELQRQQEQLFAASKARFDAAH; from the coding sequence ATGTCGGACGATGAGCGCGATTTCGGGAGCGGTGCGCCGGAAGATGAGGAGCTTTCGCTGCCCAAGGCGACTATTCAGAAACTAATCCAAGACTACCTGCCAAACGACATGAGCTGCGCGAAAGATacgcgcgacttgctgATTGATTGTTGTGTCGAGTTTATCCATCTCGTCTCCTCCGAGGCGAACGAGGCGTGCGAGAAAGACTCGAAGAAAACCATCGCGCCGGACCACGTCGTGACTGCGCTTGTCGATCTGGGATTCGAGAAGTACACGCACGAAGTGCGGGACGTGCTTAATGACCATAAACAGCACCAAAAGGTACGTTGGGAAGTAGCTCATGGCCAGGAACGTGAACGGAAGGCGTCACGCTTTGAGCTCAGTGGGCTTACTGAggaggagctgcagcgccagcaggAGCAACTATTTGCTGCGAGCAAGGCCCGCTTTGATGCCGCGCACTAG
- a CDS encoding uncharacterized protein (EggNog:ENOG503NVZV; COG:H) encodes MSTEGAIIDGTALAGSIRESVAERVRQLKQTHPGVVPNLCIIQEGGQSASSTYIRMKRQAAEQCGIHTTHIQLPDNTDEATILAHVKRCNDDSSVDGVLVQLPLGKKIDSEAERRITECIDPCKDVDGFHTLNIGKLSSKASNPYFYPCTPAGVLKLLEKVGLADFSGLHAVVMGRSDIVGNPMASMLRKRNATVTQIHSKTRDVPAILKTADVVVAAIGIANFVQGAWLKPGCVVIDVGTNYVADGSKKSGQRLVGDLDMASALPVVKAVTPVPGGVGPMTVAMLMENVLIAAQRRAEHLGKHPRGTVKPNPLHFQRPVPTDIEVARAQTPKKIGDLSAEIGLLPSEVEPYGDAKAKVSLSVLERLAHRTNGKYVVVAGITPTPLGEGKSTTTIGLAQALGAHLGKPAFACVRQPSQGPTFGIKGGAAGGGYSQVIPMEEFNLHLTGDNHAVLAANNLLAAAIDTRMFHEATQKDAALFDRLCPAKKGVRTFAPVMLKRLRKLGIDKREPDALTDEEKARFARLDIDPDSVTWRRVVDTNDRYLREITIGEAPTEKGMTRKTGFDIAVASECMAVLALSRDLKDMRRRLGDMVIGSNKAGEPITADDIGAGGALAVLMRDAIKPNLMQTLEGTPVFVHAGPFANIAHGNSSILADAIALKLAGRESGEPSERNGYVITEAGFGADIGMEKFCNIKCRESGLVPDAVVLVATVRALKSHGGGPDVSPGKPLSEVYTQENLDIVDKGCANLVKHIENAKMHGLKVVVAVNQFATDTQAEIDLVVARALAAGADAAVPSDHWANGGAGAVALANAVIEQLQDALSDFRFLYRLDQPIEAKIETIAKAMYGADGIEVLPEARAQIDIFTRQGYHHLPICMAKTHLSLSHDPSLKGVPANFTVPIRSVRLSAGAGFLYPLCGAMQTMPGLNTRPGYYDIDLDDDGHVRGLF; translated from the exons ATGTCTACCGAAGGAGCCATCATTGACGGgacggcgcttgccgg CTCGATCCGCGAATCGGTTGcggagcgtgtgcgccaGCTAAAGCAGACGCACCCCGGCGTCGTGCCGAACCTGTGCATCATCCAGGAAGGCGGGCAAAGTGCGTCTTCGACGTATATCCGCATGAAGCGCCAAGCAGCCGAGCAGTGCGGCATCCATACTACACACATCCAGCTCCCCGACAACACAGACGAAGCCACCATCCTCGCCCACGTCAAGCGCTGTAACGACGATTCCAGCGTAGACGGCGTACTTGTGCAGCTTCCACTTGGCAAAAAAATTGACTCCGAGgcagagcggcgcatcacCGAATGCATCGACCCGTGCAAAGACGTGGATGGATTCCACACCCTCAATATTGGAAAGCTCTCGTCGAAAGCGTCGAATCCCTATTTTTATCCCTGCACGCCTGCCGGTGTGCTGAAGCTGCTAGAGAAAGTGGGACTTGCTGACTTTTCCGGGCTGCACGCTGTCGTGATGGGCCGCAGCGACATTGTGGGCAACCCCATGGCGAGTATGCTCCGCAAACGCAATGCCACCGTTACGCAGATCCATTccaagacgcgcgacgTGCCCGCAATCCTGAAAACAGCTGATGTGGTTGTCGCTGCGATCGGAATTGCCAACTTtgtgcaaggcgcgtgGCTCAAGCCTGGCTGTGTCGTGATCGATGTTGGAACAAACTACGTAGCCGACGGCTCGAAAAAGTCCGGCCAGCGCCTTGTGGGCGACCTGGACATGGCGTCTGCGCTCCCAGTCGTCAAAGCGGTCACTCCCGTTCCCGGCGGCGTCGGCCCCATGACCGTGGCGATGCTTATGGAGAACGTCTTAAttgccgcacagcgccgcgccgagcatcttGGCAAGCatccgcgcggcaccgtCAAGCCAAATCCACtgcatttccagcgcccCGTCCCGACTGATATCGAggttgcgcgcgcacagacaCCGAAAAAGATCGGCGATCTGAGTGCTGAGATCGGTCTGCTTCCGTCGGAAGTCGAGCCGTACGGCGATGCAAAAGCGAAGGTGAGCCTCAGCGTGCTCGAGCGACTTGCGCACCGCACCAACGGGAAGTACGTAGTCGTTGCTGGTATTacgccgacgccgctggGCGAAGGCAAGTCGACTACGACGATTGGCCTCGCCcaggcgctcggcgcacacCTCGGCAAGCCTGCATTTGCATGCGTGCGCCAGCCGTCGCAAGGTCCTACGTTTGGCATCAagggcggcgctgcgggcgGGGGCTACTCGCAAGTGATCCCCATGGAGGAGTTCAACCTGCACCTCACTGGCGACAACCACGCGGTGCTCGCTGCGAACAATCTGCTCGCCGCAGCCATTGATACACGCATGTTTCACGAAGCGACGCAAAAAGACGCAGCCCTGTTTGACCGTCTGTGCCCAGCCAAGAAAGGCGTGCGCACGTTCGCCCCGGTGATGCTGAagcgcctgcgcaagctcggcatcgACAAGAGAGAGCCAGACGCATTGACGGACGAGGAAAAagcgcgatttgcgcgcttggacATCGATCCCGACTCGGTCacttggcgccgcgtcgtcgaTACCAACGACCGCTACCTGCGCGAGATCACGATCGGCGAAGCGCCCACCGAGAAAGGCATGACACGCAAGACGGGCTTTGACATTGCCGTTGCATCCGAATGCATggctgtgcttgcgcttaGTCGCGACCTGAAAGacatgcggcgccgtctGGGCGACATGGTGATTGGCTCCAACAAGGCCGGCGAGCCCATCACCGCGGACGATattggcgccggcggcgcctTGGCTGTGCTGATGCGTGATGCAATTAAGCCGAATCTGATGCAAACGCTCGAGGGCACACCTGTGTTTGTCCATGCTGGTCCTTTTGCCAACATTGCACACGGCAACTCGTCCATCCTTGCCGACGCCATTGCGTTAAAACTCGCGGGGCGCGAGTCTGGCGAGCCGAGCGAGCGGAATGGGTACGTGATCACCGAGGCTGGTTTTGGCGCCGACATTGGCATGGAAAAGTTTTGCAACATCAAGTGCCGCGAAAGTGGGCTTGTGCCCGACGCGGTTGTGCTTGTCGCCACGGTCCGTGCGCTGAAATCGCACGGCGGCGGACCCGACGTGTCGCCCGGGAAGCCGCTCAGCGAGGTGTACACGCAGGAGAATCTGGACATCGTGGACAAGGGGTGTGCAAACCTGGTCAAGCATATTGAAAATGCCAAAATGCACGGGCTCAAGGTGGTGGTTGCCGTGAATCAATTTGCGACGGATACGCAGGCGGAGATTGACCTTGTTGTTGCGCGTGCGTTGGCTGCCGGTGCAGATGCTGCTGTGCCTTCGGACCACTGGGCGaacggcggcgctggcgccgtggcgctggCCAACGCTGTgattgagcagctgcaagacGCTCTTTCGGATTTCCGCTTTCTCTACCGTCTCGACCAGCCCATTGAGGCGAAGATCGAGACAATTGCCAAGGCCATGTACGGTGCGGACGGAATCGAGGTGCTCCCTgaagcgcgtgcacagaTCGACATCTTTACCCGCCAAGGCTACCACCACCTGCCGATCTGCATGGCCAAGACGCACCTTTCGCTTTCGCACGACCCCTCCTTGAAAGGCGTGCCCGCCAACTTTACCGTCCCGATCCGCTCCGTACGCCTTTCTGCGGGCGCAGGATTTTTGTACCCTCTGTGCGGTGCGATGCAGACCATGCCCGGCCTCAACACCAGGCCCGGCTACTACGACATTGACCTCGACGACGACGGCCATGTGCGCGGACTTTTTTAG
- a CDS encoding uncharacterized protein (EggNog:ENOG503P7ZF) produces the protein MDPLWSPAGTPTPPNPRARTRRAQSTHNIARTPPVRARIDATKIHPASTGRPSPLGLDTARTPPSGSASSSPAAAAPLLPSARPNANARQTPYSGPVRVVGMRRAASETPPSAQTSLGLGARVMTPAQAAHAHPLRHKSSKHFSAPVPQKTARVPNVGTQIYRATPPSMDAQHGERIARILSPPSPSTEVRRAASPQTSPTASSAGKDEAELDAWDAKHERKMLDLEISNKSLLSVNATLEATKIKQTKELKALRQQLVLNRLEADSDANGSPLLEENMFPGLFSMDMIRNDDGLPAQVMRAMSRQDVELNEVLSRCRVSIDALINEARAAMVSRPDAAGRTVLHPSEYEKEEHEDMHTQPHNSLEAALILL, from the coding sequence ATGGATCCTCTATGGAGCCCTGCAGGCACGCCCACTCCGCCGAATCCGCGTGCccggacgcggcgcgcacaatcCACACACAACATAGCGCGAACGCCGCCCGTTCGCGCGCGTATTGACGCGACAAAGATACACCCCGCAAGTACGGGGCGTCCTTCACCGCTAGGGCTCGACACAGctcgcacgccgccgtcggggagcgcgtcgagcagtcccgcagcggctgcgccgctgctccCATCAGCGCGTCCCAACGCAAACGCGCGTCAAACGCCGTACAGCGGCCCCGTACGGGTCGTCGgtatgcggcgcgcggcatcggagacgccgcccagcgcacaGACGTCGCTTGGACTCGGTGCGCGTGTCATGACTCCCGCccaagctgcgcatgcacaccCGCTGCGCCACAAAAGCAGCAAGCACTTTTCCGCACCCGTGCCGCAGAAAACCGCGCGTGTTCCCAATGTGGGCACGCAGATATaccgcgcgacgccgcccAGCATGGATGCACAGCATGGCGAGCGTATCGCCCGCATTCTGTCCCCGCCATCGCCTTCGACAGAGGTGCGCAGGGCGGCGTCGCCGCAAACGTCACcgaccgcgtcgagcgcgggCAAAGACGAGGCGGAACTCGATGCGTGGGATGCGAAGCACGAGCGCAAAATGCTTGATCTTGAGATCTCCAACAAGAGCCTGCTTTCTGTGAATGCAACGCTTGAAGCGACCAAGATCAAGCAGACAAAAGAGCtcaaggcgctgcggcagcagctcgTGCTGAATAGGCTCGAGGCCGACTCGGATGCAAATGgctcgccgctgctggaagAAAACATGTTCCCGGGTCTATTCTCTATGGATATGATACGCAATGACGACGGGCTGCCGGCGCAGGTTATGCGTGCGATGTCGAGACAGGACGTCGAGCTGAACGAGGTCTTGTCGCGGTGCCGCGTCTCGATCGATGCGCTAATcaacgaagcgcgcgcagcgatggTCTCGCGGCCAGACGCAGCGGGGCGAACGGTATTGCATCCGTCCGAGTATGAAAAGGAAGAGCACGAAGATATGCACACACAGCCGCACAATAGTTTGGAAGCGGCCCTGATATTACTGTAG
- a CDS encoding 3-deoxy-7-phosphoheptulonate synthase (EggNog:ENOG503NVDJ; COG:E), producing the protein MAPNLRVHDTLNELDDCNIKSTKPLIPPQILMEEYPLNMQAAQAVLAGRRDTEDIMSGKQDRIIVVVGPCSVHDVRAGLDYAQKLRAYAEHAKDDLHIIMRVYFEKPRTTVGWKGLINDPNLDGTYEINKGLRLARGFLLEIAKMGLATGAEFLDTISPQYTADLISWGAIGARTTESQVHRELTSGLSMPVGFKNGTDGSVAIAVDAIKSASSEHSFLSVTKQGISAIIETAGNKNCHVILRGSNSGPNYAPEHVQSASAALEKAGIAPRIMIDCSHGNSEKKHENQVKVVDSVVEQLSRADDSARSIIGVMLESNIVQGKQSIPSSGPAALTYGQSITDACIGWDTTVAVLDKLREGVRARRDGTPPSLRFNVPMNEHVVQPSLGKPGVNDAALGMLGKQ; encoded by the exons ATGGCGCCGAATTTGCGTGTGCATGACACTCTCAATGAACTGGACGATTGCAACATTAAGAGCACCAAGCCGC TGATACCCCCGCAAATTCTCATGGAAGAGTACCCTCTCAACATGCAAGCCGCACAAGCCGTGCTCGCAGGCCGTCGCGACACAGAAGACATTATGAGCGGGAAGCAGGACCGTATTATTGTAGTTGTCGGCCCGTGCTCCGTGCATGATGTCCGTGCCGGTCTCGACTACGCgcaaaagctgcgcgcgtatGCCGAGCATGCCAAAGACGATCTGCACATTATCATGCGCGTGTACTTTGAAAAGCCACGCACGACCGTCGGATGGAAAGGCTTGATTAACGACCCCAACCTGGACGGGACGTACGAAATCAACAAAGGCttgcgtcttgcgcgcggcttcCTGCTCGAGATTGCGAAAATGGGCCTTGCTACAGGCGCAGAGTTCCTCGACACCATTAGCCCGCAGTACACAGCGGACCTGATCTCCTGGGGCGCTATTGGAGCACGCACTACGGAATCGCAGGTGCACCGTGAACTCACGAGCGGCCTAAGCATGCCCGTTGGGTTCAAGAACGGCACGGACGGGTCCGTGGCAATTGCCGTGGACGCCATCAAGTCGGCCTCAAGCGAGCACTCTTTCCTTTCTGTGACAAAACAGGGCATTTCTGCGATTATCGAGACGGCTGGAAACAAAAACTGCCACGTTATTCTGCGTGGGTCCAACAGCGGACCGAATTACGCGCCGGAACATGTACAGAGCGCGTcggccgcgctggaaaaggccggcattgcgccgcgcattaTGATCGACTGCAGTCACGGAAACAGCGAGAAGAAGCATGAAAACCAGGTCAAGGTTGTGGACAGCGTTGTGGAGCAGCTCTCGCGTGCCGACGACAGTGCTCGGAGTATTATCGGCGTCATGCTCGAGTCCAACATTGTCCAAGGCAAGCAGAGCATTCCTTCTTCTGGCCCCGCCGCTCTCACCTATGGTCAGTCGATCACCGATGCCTGCATTGGCTGGGATACCACGGTTGCCGTGCtggacaagctgcgcgagggcgtgcgtgcgcgccgcgatggGACGCCcccgtcgctgcgcttcaACGTACCGATGAACGAACACGTCGTGCAGCCCTCCTTGGGAAAGCCAGGCGTGAATGACGCAGCACTGGGCATGCTGGGCAAGCAGTAA
- the VTS1 gene encoding Flap-structured DNA-binding and RNA-binding protein (COG:J; COG:T; EggNog:ENOG503NVVA): MSDYSRMRASFSPSSQGRSPSPAQPEQRQRPPSTPMTNPLRYSHGKMGLPNEGIMRIPQSQDANRSMSNAQAQTLSAARNLRPSSEMLNAAQQATPETEVIDKWFEDLQNYEATLEEMAAASLDQNFKEELSAIEQWFRVLSEAERTAALYSLLQESTQVQIRFFITVLQQMARSDPVGAFLSPNTANNIVGEQLEAKMASLGIKTPSSVKSPSTNTRGFQRQSTGFLSPNAASLYSGSPDVASALAAQRSKMKSNRTSAPGTIPMESVGYSGSKLDDVQEKATPARERPRSSDLGVNRTPHASGPLDDALSPLGVGGSWSSMVNTPIMSMLDESQVQDTNAKLDATAANLAQISQNMANESDPRARRASANQPSMFGNVYEQGNWNASPQNLMSPQFNNFSIPTMSPNTLAGLQSPSGGMSNPANVQMMNTMATVGGLNNLNPAQLLALQQQILLQQHNLSSLGSQARMARGQRSAMSGLAGAAATPSRSTNTSSALSKNPVGSPVSTQAQAPEEEVADISILNDVPAWLRHLRLHKYTPNFEGSNWREMVSMDERALEEKGVAALGARRKMLKTFEAVRHKYGIPAPAGASAHSDAGESERGDQA, translated from the exons ATGTCGGACTACAGCAGAATGCGTGCCTCCTTTTCTCCGAGCAGCCAAGGGcgctcgccgtcgccagcACAGcccgagcagcgccagcgcccgCCGTCGACGCCGATGACCAACCCGCTGCGCTACTCGCATGGGAAGATGGGACTGCCCAACGAAGGGATCATGCGGATTCCCCAGTCACAGGATGCCAACCGTTCCATGAGCAATGCCCAGGCACAGACGCTGAGCGCGGCCAGAAACCTGCGCCCAAGCTCCGAAATGCtgaatgcggcgcagcaagcgacGCCAGAGA CGGAAGTGATTGACAAGTGGTTCGAGGACCTGCAAAATTACGAGGCGACGCTGGAAGAGATGGCCGCCGCCTCACTGGACCAAAACTTCAAAGAGGAACTCAGCGCGATTGAGCAGT GGTTCCGTGTCTTGTCTGAAGCAGAGcgcactgcggcgctgtaCAGCCTATTGCAAGAGTCTACACAGGTGCAGATACGCTTCTTTATCACGGTGCTCCAgcaaatggcgcgcagcgatccaGTTGGCGCATTCCTCTCGCCAAACACAGCCAACA ACATTgtcggcgagcagctcgaggcCAAGATGGCGTCGCTCGGGATCAAGACGCCCAGCTCTGTCAAGTCTCCCTCGACCAACACACGCGGCTTTCAGCGCCAAAGCACCGGCTTTCTCTCGCCCaacgccgcgtcgctctACTCGGGCAGCCCTGACGTGGCCAGCGCActtgctgcacagcgcagcaagatgAAGAGCAACCGCACCTCAGCGCCCGGGACGATCCCGATGGAGTCTGTGGGGTACAGCGGCAGCAAGCTGGACGACGTGCAGGAAAAAGCCACCCCCGCGCGCGAACGGCCGAGGTCAAGCGACCTTGGTGTGAaccgcacgccgcatgcgAGTGGCCcgctggacgatgcgctttcTCCGCTTGGGGTGGGCGGCAGCTGGTCGAGTATGGTCAACACACCCATCATGTCCATGCTCGATGAGTCGCAGGTCCAAGACACGAACGCGAAGCTCGATGCGACCGCTGCAAACCTCGCGCAGATCTCGCAGAACATGGCAAACGAGAGCGACccgcgtgcgcggcgcgcaagtgcgaaCCAGCCCAGCATGTTTGGCAACGTCTACGAACAAGGGAACTGGAACGCGAGTCCCCAAAATTTGATGAGTCCCCAGTTCAACAACTTTAGCATCCCGACAATGAGTCCCAACACACTTGCTGGCCTTCAGAGCCCGTCGGGCGGCATGTCGAACCCGGCAAACGTACAAATGATGAATACAATGGCGACCGTCGGCGGCCTGAACAATTTGAACCCTGCCCAGCTGCTTGCGTTGCAGCAGCAAATCCTGCTCCAGCAGCACAACTTGTCGAGCCTGGGCAGCCAGGCTCGCATGGCTCGCGGACAGCGCAGCGCTATGAGCGGGCTTGCAGgagcagcggcgacgccgtcgcgcagtaCCAATACAAGCTCCGCGCTGTCCAAGAACCCAGTTGGGTCCCCGGTATCAACGCAGGCACAGGCTCCGGAGGAGGAGGTTGCAGACATCTCCATCCTTAACGACGTGCCTGCCTGGCTGCGCCatttgcgcctgcacaaaTACACGCCCAACTTTGAGGGCTCCAATTGGCGCGAGATGGTCTcgatggacgagcgcgctctggaagaaaaaggcgtggccgcacttggcgcacgccgcaagATGCTCAAGACGTTcgaggccgtgcgccaCAAGTATGGAATCCCCGCACCCGCTGGGGCAAGCGCGCACTCGGACGCAGGCGAGtcggagcgcggcgaccaAGCCTAG